GGAAAGAATGTACATGGAAGAGAGGAGACAGCAAAGACTCGGGAGTGATCCAAGTAATAGTAACTCAACAGATATTGATCTTCGCAATTTTTGTCTCAAGAGGTTACTGACAAAAGCAGCAGCATTTTCTTAAGGAGCAAAGAGTAATTTATCAATGGGTTTGTGACAACTTTACTTTCAATCATTGAAGATAGTTTTTGAGTTTCAATGTAATTAAGCCTCTCATTTTTGTGGCGAAAGATAAATAGGCACAAGACAACTAATTCTGGAATGTTGTAAGTACATTTACTTATCATATATATCTTCTCCGCACAGAACTGCGATTTCATGAAGAAATTCACAGACACTTCCCTTCATGTTTACTTTGCTGGTAACCTCAGGATTTATAATTGTGACCAGTGCTGTAGCCGTTGGTATTTCACCTTCAATAACGCCGAGTGCAGCTCTCCTGGCCCCATTGACGGCGCGTTTTACATGCGAACGGGGAAGAACCACGATCTTCATcgtcaccgccatattgaaggTCACTGTAACAACATTTACAAGGGAAAGGTTCGAGTGGGGTTCTGGGTTGGAAAGTGTGTTACTGGCCAGAAGAGTGCTGACGCGTACACAGGCTGGCATTCAATGTCCCGGATCTTCATTGAAGAGGTGCCAAAGGCACAGCAGTAAACACGTCACATGTAAACTGgactttttgaaaaacttttaaaaaattagtctTGGAACTTGTAGACGAGTTATTTAGAAGTGCAATATCTGTGAAAGATTTTAAACTTTAGAATAAAGTCCGGGAAAGTACTCAAATGtctgttatatatatatatatatatatatatatatgaaggATTCCATTAGTTTCCTCCAAGCACGTAACTGGCGGGGCAAATCAAATAGTTCTTACCAGTGTCATAATTGCAGTTAGAGAACAGAGTGCGCCATACGTTGAACTTTGCTCTTGTCCATTTTGTGCACTACAAATAATTTTACTGGAATAAACTAACCAACCCGTAACAGTACTGCTAACCAAGTCCGTGTGAAAGTAGACATATTCGTATTCTTAAATACAAAGTAAATGCTTCGGATGAATACAAATTCTTAATGCTTTTCCATCAAAGTTAGACTCGCTGGATGGAATTGGACGGCATGGAATTTTTCTTATCAATTTCCAGGACGCCTTCACGCTTCAATCTCCAAAAAAAAGTCTGCCATTACCTTTTCAGCGATTTCggataaaaagggaaaaaatttgtTCACTATCATTTAAGTACAACAAGACAAAGCATTTATTTCGAAAATTACCACCAAATATGGTGACGAGTAACCTAAACAGAGACTCGGTTTGAGACAGGTCTTGCCTTATGCTCGCTTTGGATATGAAAAGTCGCTTTTCGGTGGAGAATAGGAAAAGTAAACTTTTTCCTGTTCCTCAACAAACGCTGTTTGTAACAGTGGTAGAGATATCAAGAGGAAAACACAttggtataattttttattaatttaaggATTAATTTAAGGGTCTTAAGAGCTGAAGTCGTTATTTGATGCTCTTAGTTTTGACTCATCTCCTCAAAAATCTGCAGCGTAACAAGCGGGAAAACTAATCTGGGGATCCATAAATTAGCAGCCATCATGATAGTAACCACTGCAGTCTTCTCTCGGTGTAAATGTTTCTAATTATTTGCATCTACTCTTCTGATGCCCTTAGTTGAATTTTGAGTTTATAATAAAACCTTATTAAAGATTGCAAGCTTTTTGAGCCTACTGGCCTATAGCCAGAAAAGCCCTATGTCAGGTACGCAGCTAAGAAAGTAACACAAGCTCATGTAAGACCTCGCGAACTGTTCTGGTCGCTATAAAGTTTAGAGG
This region of Pocillopora verrucosa isolate sample1 chromosome 3, ASM3666991v2, whole genome shotgun sequence genomic DNA includes:
- the LOC136279476 gene encoding uncharacterized protein, with the protein product MNVSSAILLILLILPLITLCSGTSNKSSKPADNKSLSQCYGGQPGTNGFPGMHGMPGSPGAPGRDGRDGTKGDRGSPGKAGPQGPPGLQGNKGSKGEPGVQGLTGQKGQRGEKGESGNAGASQLSSHMNWKECTWKRGDSKDSGVIQNCDFMKKFTDTSLHVYFAGNLRIYNCDQCCSRWYFTFNNAECSSPGPIDGAFYMRTGKNHDLHRHRHIEGHCNNIYKGKVRVGFWVGKCVTGQKSADAYTGWHSMSRIFIEEVPKAQQ